The following coding sequences lie in one Eschrichtius robustus isolate mEscRob2 chromosome 10, mEscRob2.pri, whole genome shotgun sequence genomic window:
- the GBA2 gene encoding non-lysosomal glucosylceramidase isoform X1: MRTGVPASEQTSCAKGDPQAYCPENTGGTEAVQVTDCQNPEDSQPQNEQGYSNPQDFGQLMASYEGKAKGYQVPAFGWRICLAHEFAEKRKPFNANNVSLSNLMKHLGMGLRYLQWWYRKTQVEKKTPFIDLINSVPLRQIYGCPLGGIGGGTITRGWRGQFCRWQLNPGMYQHQTVIADQFTVCLRRKGQTVYQQVLSVERPSVLHSWNWGLCGYFAFYHALYPRAWTVYQLPGQNVTLTCRQITPILPHDYQDSSLPVGVFVWDVENEGDEALDVSIMFSMRNGLGGEDDAPGGLWNEPFCLERDGETVQGLLLHHPTPPNPYTMAVAARLTADTMVTHLTAFDPDSAGQQVWQDLLQDGQLDSLAGQSLPSQKGVGIAGAVCVMGKLPPRGQRRLEFSLAWDMPRIMFGAKGQVYYRRYTRFFGPDGDAAPTLSHYALCRYADWEERISAWQSPVLDDRSLPAWYKSALFNELYFLADGGTVWLEVPEDCLREEPVESMCQLRPLLREYGRFGYLEGQEYRMYNTYDVHFYASFALIMLWPKLELSLQYDMGEGPFCASSALLAPHAPEPLWSLTLSLPPKHNVDPAYWFPSGITHTVLCPTPSLPIPCPAAPACVSAPPALATLREDLAQQRYLMSGIIAPVKRRNVVPHDVGDPDDEPWLRVNAYVVHDTADWKDLNLKFVLQVYRDYYLTGDHCFLRDMWPVCLAVMESEMKFDKDQDGLIENGGYADQTYDGWVTTGPSAYCGGLWLAAVAVMVKMAALCGAQEVQDKFSSILSRGQEAYERLLWNGRYYNYDCSSQPQSHSIMSDQCAGQWFLRASGLGEGDSEVFPTPHVVRALQTIFEFNVQGFAGGAMGAVNGMQPHGVPDRSSVQSDEVWVGVVYGLAATMIQEGLTWEGFRTAEGCYRTVWERLGLAFQTPEAYCQQQVFRSLAYMRPLSIWAMQLALQQQQQQQQHKKAPGPIAKQDTGLSTRPKLGPKEAVANPSPECAS; the protein is encoded by the exons ATGAGAACCGGAGTCCCAGCCTCGGAACAGACCAGCTGTGCCAAAGGGGATCCACAGGCTTATTGCCCTGAAAATACTGGAGGCACTGAGGCTGTGCAGGTTACAGACTGCCAGAACCCTGAGGACAGTCAACCCCAGAATGAGCAGGGCTACAGCAATCCGCAGGACTTTGGGCAGCTGATGGCTTCCTATGAGGGTAAAGCCAAGGGCTACCAGGTGCCTGCCTTTGGCTGGCGCATCTGCCTGGCTCACGAGTTTGCAGAGAAGAGGAAACCCTTTAATGCCAACAATGTCTCACTAAGCAACCTAATGAAGCATTTGGGTATGGGCTTGAG GTACTTGCAGTGGTGGTACCGGAAGACCCAGGTGGAGAAGAAGACACCTTTCATCGACCTCATCAACTCTGTGCCCCTGAGACAGATCTATG GTTGTCCCCTGGGTGGCATTGGGGGAGGCACTATCACCCGAGGCTGGAGAGGCCAGTTCTGTCGTTGGCAGCTTAATCCTGGAATGTACCAGCACCAAACAGTCATTGCTGATCAA TTCACAGTGTGTTTGCGCCGGAAAGGGCAGACTGTGTACCAGCAAGTCCTGTCTGTGGAGCGCCCGAGTGTCCTGCACAGCTGGAACTGGGGCCTGTGTGGGTACTTTGCATTCTACCACGCCCTCTATCCCCGAGCCTGGACTGTCTATCAGCTTCCTGGCCAAAATGTCACCCTCACCTGCCGCCAGATCACACCCATCTTGCCCCATGACTACCAG GACAGCAGCCTGCCTGTAGGAGTCTTTGTGTGGGATGTGGAAAATGAAGGGGATGAAGCCCTGGATGTGTCCATCATGTTCTCCATGCGGAATGGACTGGGGGGTGAAGACGATGCCCCAGGGGGGTTGTGGAATGAGCCCTTCTGTCTGGAGCGTGATGGGGAGACTGTGCAGGGGCTGCTTCTGCATCATCCAACCCCTCCAAATCCCTACACGATGGCTGTGGCTGCACGACTCACG GCAGATACCATGGTAACCCACCTCACAGCCTTTGACCCTGACAGCGCTGGGCAGCAGGTGTGGCAGGATCTACTTCAGGATGGACAGCTGGACTCCCTTGCTG GCCAAAGCCTCCCCTCGCAGAAAGGAGTAGGCATCGCTGGGGCTGTGTGTGTTATGGGCAAGCTGCCACCTCGAGGCCAGCGCCGCTTGGAGTTCTCACTGGCTTGGGACATGCCCAGAATCATGTTTGGAGCAAAGGGCCAGGTCTACTACAG GCGGTACACAAGGTTCTTTGGCCCAGATGGTGACGCAGCACCCACCCTGAGCCACTATGCACTGTGCCGATATGCAGACTGGGAAGAGAGGATCTCGGCTTGGCAGAGCCCGGTATTGGATGACAG ATCCTTGCCTGCCTGGTACAAATCTGCGCTGTTCAATGAACTATACTTCCTGGCTGATGGGGGCACAGTATGGCTGGAAGTTCCTGAGGACTGCCTACGAGAGGAGCCGGTGGAGAGCATGTGTCAGCTCCGCCCCCTCCTACGAGAGTATGGTCGATTCGGCTACCTTGAAG GCCAGGAATATCGCATGTACAACACATATGATGTCCACTTTTACGCTTCCTTTGCCCTCATCATGCTCTGGCCCAAACTCGAGCTCAGCCTGCAGTATGACATGGGTGAGGGTCCCTTTTGTGCCTCTTCTGCCCTCTTAGCTCCCCACGCCCCTGAACCTTTGTGGTCCCTCACACTGTCTCTTCCACCCAAACATAATGTGGATCCTGCTTATTGGTTCCCCTCTGGAATCACACACACAGTTCTGTGCCCTACCCCAAGCCTACCCATTCCCTGCCCCGCCGCCCCCGCTTGTGTATCTGCTCCCCCAGCTCTGGCCACTCTCAGGGAGGACCTGGCACAGCAACGGTACCTGATGAGTGGGATAATAGCACCTGTGAAAAGGAGGAACGTCGTGCCTCATGATGTTGGGGATCCAG atgACGAGCCATGGCTCCGGGTCAATGCATATGTGGTCCATGATACTGCGGACTGGAAGGACCTGAACCTGAAGTTTGTCCTGCAGGTTTATCGGGACTATTACCTGACGGGTGACCACTGCTTCCTGAGGGACATGTGGCCTGTGTGTCTG GCCGTGATGGAGTCTGAAATGAAGTTTGACAAGGACCAAGATGGACTCATTGAGAATGGAGGCTATGCAGACCAAACCTATGATGGATGGGTCACCACAGGCCCCAG TGCTTACTGTGGAGGACTGTGGCTGGCAGCTGTGGCTGTGATGGTCAAGATGGCTGCTCTGTGTGGGGCACAGGAGGTCCAGGATAAATTTTCTTCCATCCTTAGCCGGGGCCAAGAAGCCTATGAGAGACTGCTGTGGAATG gccGCTATTACAACTATGACTGCAGCTCTCAGCCTCAGTCCCATAGCATCATGTCTGACCAGTGTGCTGGCCAGTGGTTCCTGAGGGCCAGTGGCCTAGGAGAAGGAGACAGTGAG GTATTTCCTACCCCACATGTGGTCCGTGCTCTCCAAACTATCTTTGAGTTCAATGTCCAGGGCTTTGCAGGAGGGGCCATGGGGGCTGTGAATGGAATGCAGCCCCACGGTGTTCCTGACAGATCCAGTGTCCAGTCTGATGAAGTCTGGGTGGGTGTGGTCTACGGGCTGGCAGCCACCATGATCCAAGAG GGCCTGACTTGGGAGGGCTTCCGGACAGCTGAAGGCTGCTACCGTACTGTGTGGGAGCGCCTGGGCCTGGCCTTCCAGACGCCGGAGGCGTACTGCCAGCAGCAGGTGTTCCGCTCGCTGGCCTACATGCGGCCGCTGAGCATCTGGGCCATGCAGCTggccctgcagcagcagcagcagcagcagcagcataaaAAGGCCCCTGGGCCAATCGCCAAACAGGACACGGGACTAAGCACCAGGCCCAAACTTGGACCAAAGGAAGCCGTGGCAAACCCAAGCCCAGAGTGCGCCTCGTGA
- the GBA2 gene encoding non-lysosomal glucosylceramidase isoform X3 has translation MRTGVPASEQTSCAKGDPQAYCPENTGGTEAVQVTDCQNPEDSQPQNEQGYSNPQDFGQLMASYEGKAKGYQVPAFGWRICLAHEFAEKRKPFNANNVSLSNLMKHLGMGLRYLQWWYRKTQVEKKTPFIDLINSVPLRQIYGCPLGGIGGGTITRGWRGQFCRWQLNPGMYQHQTVIADQFTVCLRRKGQTVYQQVLSVERPSVLHSWNWGLCGYFAFYHALYPRAWTVYQLPGQNVTLTCRQITPILPHDYQADTMVTHLTAFDPDSAGQQVWQDLLQDGQLDSLAGQSLPSQKGVGIAGAVCVMGKLPPRGQRRLEFSLAWDMPRIMFGAKGQVYYRRYTRFFGPDGDAAPTLSHYALCRYADWEERISAWQSPVLDDRSLPAWYKSALFNELYFLADGGTVWLEVPEDCLREEPVESMCQLRPLLREYGRFGYLEGQEYRMYNTYDVHFYASFALIMLWPKLELSLQYDMGEGPFCASSALLAPHAPEPLWSLTLSLPPKHNVDPAYWFPSGITHTVLCPTPSLPIPCPAAPACVSAPPALATLREDLAQQRYLMSGIIAPVKRRNVVPHDVGDPDDEPWLRVNAYVVHDTADWKDLNLKFVLQVYRDYYLTGDHCFLRDMWPVCLAVMESEMKFDKDQDGLIENGGYADQTYDGWVTTGPSAYCGGLWLAAVAVMVKMAALCGAQEVQDKFSSILSRGQEAYERLLWNGRYYNYDCSSQPQSHSIMSDQCAGQWFLRASGLGEGDSEVFPTPHVVRALQTIFEFNVQGFAGGAMGAVNGMQPHGVPDRSSVQSDEVWVGVVYGLAATMIQEGLTWEGFRTAEGCYRTVWERLGLAFQTPEAYCQQQVFRSLAYMRPLSIWAMQLALQQQQQQQQHKKAPGPIAKQDTGLSTRPKLGPKEAVANPSPECAS, from the exons ATGAGAACCGGAGTCCCAGCCTCGGAACAGACCAGCTGTGCCAAAGGGGATCCACAGGCTTATTGCCCTGAAAATACTGGAGGCACTGAGGCTGTGCAGGTTACAGACTGCCAGAACCCTGAGGACAGTCAACCCCAGAATGAGCAGGGCTACAGCAATCCGCAGGACTTTGGGCAGCTGATGGCTTCCTATGAGGGTAAAGCCAAGGGCTACCAGGTGCCTGCCTTTGGCTGGCGCATCTGCCTGGCTCACGAGTTTGCAGAGAAGAGGAAACCCTTTAATGCCAACAATGTCTCACTAAGCAACCTAATGAAGCATTTGGGTATGGGCTTGAG GTACTTGCAGTGGTGGTACCGGAAGACCCAGGTGGAGAAGAAGACACCTTTCATCGACCTCATCAACTCTGTGCCCCTGAGACAGATCTATG GTTGTCCCCTGGGTGGCATTGGGGGAGGCACTATCACCCGAGGCTGGAGAGGCCAGTTCTGTCGTTGGCAGCTTAATCCTGGAATGTACCAGCACCAAACAGTCATTGCTGATCAA TTCACAGTGTGTTTGCGCCGGAAAGGGCAGACTGTGTACCAGCAAGTCCTGTCTGTGGAGCGCCCGAGTGTCCTGCACAGCTGGAACTGGGGCCTGTGTGGGTACTTTGCATTCTACCACGCCCTCTATCCCCGAGCCTGGACTGTCTATCAGCTTCCTGGCCAAAATGTCACCCTCACCTGCCGCCAGATCACACCCATCTTGCCCCATGACTACCAG GCAGATACCATGGTAACCCACCTCACAGCCTTTGACCCTGACAGCGCTGGGCAGCAGGTGTGGCAGGATCTACTTCAGGATGGACAGCTGGACTCCCTTGCTG GCCAAAGCCTCCCCTCGCAGAAAGGAGTAGGCATCGCTGGGGCTGTGTGTGTTATGGGCAAGCTGCCACCTCGAGGCCAGCGCCGCTTGGAGTTCTCACTGGCTTGGGACATGCCCAGAATCATGTTTGGAGCAAAGGGCCAGGTCTACTACAG GCGGTACACAAGGTTCTTTGGCCCAGATGGTGACGCAGCACCCACCCTGAGCCACTATGCACTGTGCCGATATGCAGACTGGGAAGAGAGGATCTCGGCTTGGCAGAGCCCGGTATTGGATGACAG ATCCTTGCCTGCCTGGTACAAATCTGCGCTGTTCAATGAACTATACTTCCTGGCTGATGGGGGCACAGTATGGCTGGAAGTTCCTGAGGACTGCCTACGAGAGGAGCCGGTGGAGAGCATGTGTCAGCTCCGCCCCCTCCTACGAGAGTATGGTCGATTCGGCTACCTTGAAG GCCAGGAATATCGCATGTACAACACATATGATGTCCACTTTTACGCTTCCTTTGCCCTCATCATGCTCTGGCCCAAACTCGAGCTCAGCCTGCAGTATGACATGGGTGAGGGTCCCTTTTGTGCCTCTTCTGCCCTCTTAGCTCCCCACGCCCCTGAACCTTTGTGGTCCCTCACACTGTCTCTTCCACCCAAACATAATGTGGATCCTGCTTATTGGTTCCCCTCTGGAATCACACACACAGTTCTGTGCCCTACCCCAAGCCTACCCATTCCCTGCCCCGCCGCCCCCGCTTGTGTATCTGCTCCCCCAGCTCTGGCCACTCTCAGGGAGGACCTGGCACAGCAACGGTACCTGATGAGTGGGATAATAGCACCTGTGAAAAGGAGGAACGTCGTGCCTCATGATGTTGGGGATCCAG atgACGAGCCATGGCTCCGGGTCAATGCATATGTGGTCCATGATACTGCGGACTGGAAGGACCTGAACCTGAAGTTTGTCCTGCAGGTTTATCGGGACTATTACCTGACGGGTGACCACTGCTTCCTGAGGGACATGTGGCCTGTGTGTCTG GCCGTGATGGAGTCTGAAATGAAGTTTGACAAGGACCAAGATGGACTCATTGAGAATGGAGGCTATGCAGACCAAACCTATGATGGATGGGTCACCACAGGCCCCAG TGCTTACTGTGGAGGACTGTGGCTGGCAGCTGTGGCTGTGATGGTCAAGATGGCTGCTCTGTGTGGGGCACAGGAGGTCCAGGATAAATTTTCTTCCATCCTTAGCCGGGGCCAAGAAGCCTATGAGAGACTGCTGTGGAATG gccGCTATTACAACTATGACTGCAGCTCTCAGCCTCAGTCCCATAGCATCATGTCTGACCAGTGTGCTGGCCAGTGGTTCCTGAGGGCCAGTGGCCTAGGAGAAGGAGACAGTGAG GTATTTCCTACCCCACATGTGGTCCGTGCTCTCCAAACTATCTTTGAGTTCAATGTCCAGGGCTTTGCAGGAGGGGCCATGGGGGCTGTGAATGGAATGCAGCCCCACGGTGTTCCTGACAGATCCAGTGTCCAGTCTGATGAAGTCTGGGTGGGTGTGGTCTACGGGCTGGCAGCCACCATGATCCAAGAG GGCCTGACTTGGGAGGGCTTCCGGACAGCTGAAGGCTGCTACCGTACTGTGTGGGAGCGCCTGGGCCTGGCCTTCCAGACGCCGGAGGCGTACTGCCAGCAGCAGGTGTTCCGCTCGCTGGCCTACATGCGGCCGCTGAGCATCTGGGCCATGCAGCTggccctgcagcagcagcagcagcagcagcagcataaaAAGGCCCCTGGGCCAATCGCCAAACAGGACACGGGACTAAGCACCAGGCCCAAACTTGGACCAAAGGAAGCCGTGGCAAACCCAAGCCCAGAGTGCGCCTCGTGA
- the GBA2 gene encoding non-lysosomal glucosylceramidase isoform X2, whose amino-acid sequence MRTGVPASEQTSCAKGDPQAYCPENTGGTEAVQVTDCQNPEDSQPQNEQGYSNPQDFGQLMASYEGKAKGYQVPAFGWRICLAHEFAEKRKPFNANNVSLSNLMKHLGMGLRYLQWWYRKTQVEKKTPFIDLINSVPLRQIYGCPLGGIGGGTITRGWRGQFCRWQLNPGMYQHQTVIADQFTVCLRRKGQTVYQQVLSVERPSVLHSWNWGLCGYFAFYHALYPRAWTVYQLPGQNVTLTCRQITPILPHDYQDSSLPVGVFVWDVENEGDEALDVSIMFSMRNGLGGEDDAPGGLWNEPFCLERDGETVQGLLLHHPTPPNPYTMAVAARLTADTMVTHLTAFDPDSAGQQVWQDLLQDGQLDSLAGQSLPSQKGVGIAGAVCVMGKLPPRGQRRLEFSLAWDMPRIMFGAKGQVYYRRYTRFFGPDGDAAPTLSHYALCRYADWEERISAWQSPVLDDRSLPAWYKSALFNELYFLADGGTVWLEVPEDCLREEPVESMCQLRPLLREYGRFGYLEGQEYRMYNTYDVHFYASFALIMLWPKLELSLQYDMALATLREDLAQQRYLMSGIIAPVKRRNVVPHDVGDPDDEPWLRVNAYVVHDTADWKDLNLKFVLQVYRDYYLTGDHCFLRDMWPVCLAVMESEMKFDKDQDGLIENGGYADQTYDGWVTTGPSAYCGGLWLAAVAVMVKMAALCGAQEVQDKFSSILSRGQEAYERLLWNGRYYNYDCSSQPQSHSIMSDQCAGQWFLRASGLGEGDSEVFPTPHVVRALQTIFEFNVQGFAGGAMGAVNGMQPHGVPDRSSVQSDEVWVGVVYGLAATMIQEGLTWEGFRTAEGCYRTVWERLGLAFQTPEAYCQQQVFRSLAYMRPLSIWAMQLALQQQQQQQQHKKAPGPIAKQDTGLSTRPKLGPKEAVANPSPECAS is encoded by the exons ATGAGAACCGGAGTCCCAGCCTCGGAACAGACCAGCTGTGCCAAAGGGGATCCACAGGCTTATTGCCCTGAAAATACTGGAGGCACTGAGGCTGTGCAGGTTACAGACTGCCAGAACCCTGAGGACAGTCAACCCCAGAATGAGCAGGGCTACAGCAATCCGCAGGACTTTGGGCAGCTGATGGCTTCCTATGAGGGTAAAGCCAAGGGCTACCAGGTGCCTGCCTTTGGCTGGCGCATCTGCCTGGCTCACGAGTTTGCAGAGAAGAGGAAACCCTTTAATGCCAACAATGTCTCACTAAGCAACCTAATGAAGCATTTGGGTATGGGCTTGAG GTACTTGCAGTGGTGGTACCGGAAGACCCAGGTGGAGAAGAAGACACCTTTCATCGACCTCATCAACTCTGTGCCCCTGAGACAGATCTATG GTTGTCCCCTGGGTGGCATTGGGGGAGGCACTATCACCCGAGGCTGGAGAGGCCAGTTCTGTCGTTGGCAGCTTAATCCTGGAATGTACCAGCACCAAACAGTCATTGCTGATCAA TTCACAGTGTGTTTGCGCCGGAAAGGGCAGACTGTGTACCAGCAAGTCCTGTCTGTGGAGCGCCCGAGTGTCCTGCACAGCTGGAACTGGGGCCTGTGTGGGTACTTTGCATTCTACCACGCCCTCTATCCCCGAGCCTGGACTGTCTATCAGCTTCCTGGCCAAAATGTCACCCTCACCTGCCGCCAGATCACACCCATCTTGCCCCATGACTACCAG GACAGCAGCCTGCCTGTAGGAGTCTTTGTGTGGGATGTGGAAAATGAAGGGGATGAAGCCCTGGATGTGTCCATCATGTTCTCCATGCGGAATGGACTGGGGGGTGAAGACGATGCCCCAGGGGGGTTGTGGAATGAGCCCTTCTGTCTGGAGCGTGATGGGGAGACTGTGCAGGGGCTGCTTCTGCATCATCCAACCCCTCCAAATCCCTACACGATGGCTGTGGCTGCACGACTCACG GCAGATACCATGGTAACCCACCTCACAGCCTTTGACCCTGACAGCGCTGGGCAGCAGGTGTGGCAGGATCTACTTCAGGATGGACAGCTGGACTCCCTTGCTG GCCAAAGCCTCCCCTCGCAGAAAGGAGTAGGCATCGCTGGGGCTGTGTGTGTTATGGGCAAGCTGCCACCTCGAGGCCAGCGCCGCTTGGAGTTCTCACTGGCTTGGGACATGCCCAGAATCATGTTTGGAGCAAAGGGCCAGGTCTACTACAG GCGGTACACAAGGTTCTTTGGCCCAGATGGTGACGCAGCACCCACCCTGAGCCACTATGCACTGTGCCGATATGCAGACTGGGAAGAGAGGATCTCGGCTTGGCAGAGCCCGGTATTGGATGACAG ATCCTTGCCTGCCTGGTACAAATCTGCGCTGTTCAATGAACTATACTTCCTGGCTGATGGGGGCACAGTATGGCTGGAAGTTCCTGAGGACTGCCTACGAGAGGAGCCGGTGGAGAGCATGTGTCAGCTCCGCCCCCTCCTACGAGAGTATGGTCGATTCGGCTACCTTGAAG GCCAGGAATATCGCATGTACAACACATATGATGTCCACTTTTACGCTTCCTTTGCCCTCATCATGCTCTGGCCCAAACTCGAGCTCAGCCTGCAGTATGACATGG CTCTGGCCACTCTCAGGGAGGACCTGGCACAGCAACGGTACCTGATGAGTGGGATAATAGCACCTGTGAAAAGGAGGAACGTCGTGCCTCATGATGTTGGGGATCCAG atgACGAGCCATGGCTCCGGGTCAATGCATATGTGGTCCATGATACTGCGGACTGGAAGGACCTGAACCTGAAGTTTGTCCTGCAGGTTTATCGGGACTATTACCTGACGGGTGACCACTGCTTCCTGAGGGACATGTGGCCTGTGTGTCTG GCCGTGATGGAGTCTGAAATGAAGTTTGACAAGGACCAAGATGGACTCATTGAGAATGGAGGCTATGCAGACCAAACCTATGATGGATGGGTCACCACAGGCCCCAG TGCTTACTGTGGAGGACTGTGGCTGGCAGCTGTGGCTGTGATGGTCAAGATGGCTGCTCTGTGTGGGGCACAGGAGGTCCAGGATAAATTTTCTTCCATCCTTAGCCGGGGCCAAGAAGCCTATGAGAGACTGCTGTGGAATG gccGCTATTACAACTATGACTGCAGCTCTCAGCCTCAGTCCCATAGCATCATGTCTGACCAGTGTGCTGGCCAGTGGTTCCTGAGGGCCAGTGGCCTAGGAGAAGGAGACAGTGAG GTATTTCCTACCCCACATGTGGTCCGTGCTCTCCAAACTATCTTTGAGTTCAATGTCCAGGGCTTTGCAGGAGGGGCCATGGGGGCTGTGAATGGAATGCAGCCCCACGGTGTTCCTGACAGATCCAGTGTCCAGTCTGATGAAGTCTGGGTGGGTGTGGTCTACGGGCTGGCAGCCACCATGATCCAAGAG GGCCTGACTTGGGAGGGCTTCCGGACAGCTGAAGGCTGCTACCGTACTGTGTGGGAGCGCCTGGGCCTGGCCTTCCAGACGCCGGAGGCGTACTGCCAGCAGCAGGTGTTCCGCTCGCTGGCCTACATGCGGCCGCTGAGCATCTGGGCCATGCAGCTggccctgcagcagcagcagcagcagcagcagcataaaAAGGCCCCTGGGCCAATCGCCAAACAGGACACGGGACTAAGCACCAGGCCCAAACTTGGACCAAAGGAAGCCGTGGCAAACCCAAGCCCAGAGTGCGCCTCGTGA